From a single Opisthocomus hoazin isolate bOpiHoa1 chromosome 6, bOpiHoa1.hap1, whole genome shotgun sequence genomic region:
- the CLCC1 gene encoding chloride channel CLIC-like protein 1, giving the protein MLLPLVLCAAVLTGTGKARDDEWIDPTDMLNYDAASGTMRRPYKANYHDSEDKTVNTVSNEILPSSREVDSLQQKIAECEKRDAKSRESRSFYIFKRYLNKILNEAGKLGLPEENVGRVHYDAEIILTKQTYSEILRFLREETWQSGAVDDALSDILINFKHHDYKAWHWRFEDTFGIDLYNMFLILLCLVCIVTVIATELWTHIHWFVQLKRVLLISFLISFAWNWLYLYKLAFAQHQAEIAKMGQFDNVCAEKLDWGASLIEWLRSKWTFQDDPCQKYYETLLVNPVLLVPPTKALAITFTNFVTEPLKHVGQGIGEFIKALMKEIPFILQVPVLIMMALAVLAFCYGAGSSVSVLRYLTTSQKRSLPPPDSQQEKIDFRQYDGSKSDSCYLQKPPYICRGPHDRGDAPVRPGNGSRSPDIVHPSNEPDTQVEESRKPEPGNRLHTECEVCRLETVTAENLTEEHALQQQKQETGKAEQETGENCDPNKSLEGKSSAVEPHEEKKNSSPGDSQEGD; this is encoded by the exons ATGCTGCTTCCCCTGGTGCTGTGTGCAGCCGTGCTGACGGGCACTGGCAAGGCTCGCGATGATGAGTGGATTGACCCCACGGATATGCTCAATTACGATGCGGCGTCGGGAACCATGAGAAGACCTTACAAG GCAAACTATCATGACTCTGAGGATAAGACTGTGAATACAGTCAGTAATGAAATCCTGCCAAGTTCCAGGGAAGTAGATTCCTTGCAACAGAAG ATTGCTGAATGCGAGAAGAGGGATGCCAAATCACGTGAAAGCCgtagcttttatatttttaagcgATACTTGAATAAGATTTTAAATGAAGCTGGAAAACTTGGCCTT CCTGAGGAAAACGTGGGACGCGTCCATTACGATGCTGAGATCATCCTTACAAAACAGACGTATTCGGAGATCCTCAGGTTTCTCAGGGAGGAAACCTGGCAGTCAGGTGCTGTGGATGATGCACTCAGTGATATTTTGATCAATTTTAAGCACCATGATTATAAAGCTTGGCACTGGAGATTTGAAGACACTTTTGGAATTGATCTATATAATATGTTTCTg atactCTTGTGCTTAGTGTGCATTGTAACTGTAATAGCTACAGAGCTCTGGACACATATTCATTGGTTTGTTCAGCTAAAACGTGTTTTATTAATAAGTTTTCTCATCAGTTTTGCATGGAATTGGCTTTACTTGTATAAG CTGGCCTTTGCGCAGCATCAAGCAGAAATCGCAAAAATGGGGCAGTTTGATAACGTCTGCGCTGAGAAGTTGGACTGGGGGGCGAGTCTCATTG AGTGGCTTAGAAGTAAATGGACGTTTCAGGACGATCCCTGTCAGAAGTACTATGAAACTCTCCTAGTAAACCCCGTTTTGCTGGTTCCGCCGACAAAG GCGTTGGCAATTACTTTCACAAACTTTGTAACAGAGCCTTTGAAGCATGTGGGACAAGGTATTGGCGAATTCATCAAAGCACTTATGAAGGAGATACCTTTCATTCTGCAGGTTCCAGTGCTAATTATGATGGCTCTGGCTGTCTTG gCTTTCTGCTATGGTGCAGGATCATCAGTGTCTGTGTTAAGATACTTAACAACATCTCAGAAGAGAAGTCTTCCTCCACCGGACAGTCAACAGGAGAAAATAGACTTTAGGCAATATGATGGGAGTAAATCAGATAGCTGTTACTTGCAGAAGCCTCCTTACATTTGTAGAGGGCCTCATGACAGAGGAGATGCTCCCGTGAGACCAGGAAATGGCAGCAGAAGCCCTGACATCGTGCATCCAAGCAATGAGCCAGACACGCAAGTAGAAGAGTCTCGCAAACCAGAACCTGGT AATAGATTGCACACTGAGTGTGAAGTTTGTAGACTAGAAACTGTCACAGCTGAAAACCTTACTGAAGAACATGCacttcagcagcagaagcaggagacAGGCAAAGCAGAGCAAGAGACTGGAGAAAACTGTGATCCTAATAAAAGCCTAGAAGGGAAAAGTTCTGCAGTGGAACCGCacgaagagaagaaaaacagcagtcCGGGTGACTCGCAGGAAGGAGACTAA
- the GPSM2 gene encoding G-protein-signaling modulator 2 isoform X2 — MEESNVLISMREDRCFHVRYRMEASCLELALEGERLCKAGDCRAGVSFFEAAVQVGTEDLKTLSAIYSQLGNAYFYLHEYAKALEYHHHDLTLARTIGDLLGEAKASGNLGNTLKVLGNFEEAIVCCQRHLDISRELNDKVGEARALYNLGNVYHSKGKKVASAGTHDPGELPDDVKNALQKAANYYEENLTIVTELGDRAAQGRAFGNLGNTHYLLGNFRSAVLAHEQRLLIAKEFGDRSAERRAYSNLGNAYIFLGEFETASEYYKRTLQLARQLKDRAVEAQACYSLGNTYTLLQDYEKAIDYHVKHLVIAQELNDKIGEGRACWSLGNAYTALGNHDQAMHFAERHLEISREVGDRSGELTARLNLSDLQMVLGLSYSTNNSMMSESHVVDNSFTGTRPRVGRRHSMENMELMKLTPEKKNSRETMADEGFFDLLSRFQSNRMDDQRCYFQEKNRFSAASVATSSTPPKTMRKSFPTSVVSPHTDEFLDLLASSQSRRLDDQRASFSNLPGLRLTQHNSRSVLGRLMASNNRELDDDFFDILIKCQGSRLDDQRCAPPSSAKGPTVPDEDFFSLILRSQAKRMDEQRVHLPSTIKGPNSS; from the exons ATGGAGGAAAGTAATGTTTTGATAAGCATGCGTGAAGATCGTTGCTTTCATGTGCGATACAG GATGGAGGCTTCCTGCCTAGAGCTGGCTTTGGAAGGTGAGCGCCTGTGTAAAGCAGGAGATTGCCGAGCTGGTGTGTCTTTCTTTGAAGCAGCTGTTCAGGTTGGAACTGAAGATTTAAAAACACTCAGTGCTATTTACAGCCAGTTAGGCAATGCCTATTTCTACTTGCATGAGTATGCAAAGGCCTTGGAATACCATCACCATGATTTAACTCTTGCAAG GACAATTGGAGATCTACTGGGAGAAGCTAAAGCTAGTGGGAATCTGGGCAACACTTTAAAGGTGCTTGGGAATTTTGAAGAAGCTATTGTTTGTTGTCAAAGACATCTGGATATTTCCAGGGAGCTTAACGACAAG GTTGGAGAAGCAAGAGCACTGTATAATCTGGGAAATGTGTATCActctaaagggaaaaaagtagctAGTGCTGGGACTCATGATCCAGGGGAACTTCCAGATGATGTGAAGAATGCTTTACAAAAAGCTGCAAATTATTATGA GGAAAACCTGACAATAGTAACAGAGCTGGGTGATAGAGCAGCACAAGGACGTGCCTTTGGAAACCTGGGAAACACACACTACCTTCTGGGCAACTTCAGGAGCGCAGTTTTAGCCCATGAACAG CGTCTCCTAATTGCAAAAGAATTTGGTGATAGATCGGCAGAAAGAAGAGCATACAGCAATCTTGGAAACGCCTACATATTCCTGGGTGAATTTGAAACCGCTTCTGAATACTACAA GAGGACGTTACAGCTGGCTCGCCAGCTTAAAGACAGAGCTGTGGAAGCACAGGCGTGCTACAGCCTTGGGAACACATACACTTTGCTTCAAGACTATGAAAAAGCAATTGATTATCATGTGAAACACCTTGTGATTGCTCAGGAATTAAATGATAA aatcGGTGAAGGAAGAGCATGCTGGAGTTTAGGGAATGCATATACTGCTCTGGGAAATCATGACCAAGCTATGCATTTTGCAGAAAGGCACTTGGAGATTTCAAGAGAG GTAGGAGACAGAAGTGGAGAGCTCACTGCTAGACTTAATCTCTCAGATCTTCAAATGGTTCTTGGATTAAGCTACAGCACAAACAACTCCATGATGTCAGAAAGCCATGTGGTAGATAACAGTTTCACTG GTACCAGACCAAGAGTAGGACGCCGTCACAGTATGGAGAACATGGAACTTATGAAATTAACACCAGAAAAG AAAAACAGTCGAGAGACAATGGCAGATGAAGGTTTCTTTGATCTGCTGAGTCGATTCCAGAGTAACAGGATGGATGATCAGAGATGCTACTTCCAGGAGAAGAACAGATTCTCAGCTGCTTCAGTGGCAACATCCTCTACTCCACCTAAAACAATGAGAAAAT cgtTTCCTACTTCTGTAGTCTCACCCCACACAGATGAATTTCTAGACCTACTTGCTAGCTCACAGAGCCGCCGGCTAGATGACCAACGCGCCAGCTTTAGTAACCTGCCCGGGCTTCGTCTTACTCAACACAACAGTCGGTCGGTCCTGGGGCGCCTCATGGCAAGTAACAACAGAGAACTCGACGATGACTTCTTTGATATATTGATAAAATGCCAG GGTTCCAGACTGGATGACCAAAGATGTGCTCCTCCATCATCTGCAAAAGGACCAACTGTACCAGATGAGGATTTTTTCAGCCTGATTTTACGATCACAAGCGAAGAGAATGGATGAACAAAGAGTCCATTTACCCTCAACTATAAAGGGACCCAATTCTagctaa
- the GPSM2 gene encoding G-protein-signaling modulator 2 isoform X1, whose amino-acid sequence MEESNVLISMREDRCFHVRYRMEASCLELALEGERLCKAGDCRAGVSFFEAAVQVGTEDLKTLSAIYSQLGNAYFYLHEYAKALEYHHHDLTLARTIGDLLGEAKASGNLGNTLKVLGNFEEAIVCCQRHLDISRELNDKVGEARALYNLGNVYHSKGKKVASAGTHDPGELPDDVKNALQKAANYYEENLTIVTELGDRAAQGRAFGNLGNTHYLLGNFRSAVLAHEQRLLIAKEFGDRSAERRAYSNLGNAYIFLGEFETASEYYKRTLQLARQLKDRAVEAQACYSLGNTYTLLQDYEKAIDYHVKHLVIAQELNDKIGEGRACWSLGNAYTALGNHDQAMHFAERHLEISREVGDRSGELTARLNLSDLQMVLGLSYSTNNSMMSESHVVDNSFTGTRPRVGRRHSMENMELMKLTPEKVQNWNSEILAKQKPLVAKPSAKLHFVNRLKGKKYKNGTTPKVLQDASNSIDHRLPNSHRKNSRETMADEGFFDLLSRFQSNRMDDQRCYFQEKNRFSAASVATSSTPPKTMRKSFPTSVVSPHTDEFLDLLASSQSRRLDDQRASFSNLPGLRLTQHNSRSVLGRLMASNNRELDDDFFDILIKCQGSRLDDQRCAPPSSAKGPTVPDEDFFSLILRSQAKRMDEQRVHLPSTIKGPNSS is encoded by the exons ATGGAGGAAAGTAATGTTTTGATAAGCATGCGTGAAGATCGTTGCTTTCATGTGCGATACAG GATGGAGGCTTCCTGCCTAGAGCTGGCTTTGGAAGGTGAGCGCCTGTGTAAAGCAGGAGATTGCCGAGCTGGTGTGTCTTTCTTTGAAGCAGCTGTTCAGGTTGGAACTGAAGATTTAAAAACACTCAGTGCTATTTACAGCCAGTTAGGCAATGCCTATTTCTACTTGCATGAGTATGCAAAGGCCTTGGAATACCATCACCATGATTTAACTCTTGCAAG GACAATTGGAGATCTACTGGGAGAAGCTAAAGCTAGTGGGAATCTGGGCAACACTTTAAAGGTGCTTGGGAATTTTGAAGAAGCTATTGTTTGTTGTCAAAGACATCTGGATATTTCCAGGGAGCTTAACGACAAG GTTGGAGAAGCAAGAGCACTGTATAATCTGGGAAATGTGTATCActctaaagggaaaaaagtagctAGTGCTGGGACTCATGATCCAGGGGAACTTCCAGATGATGTGAAGAATGCTTTACAAAAAGCTGCAAATTATTATGA GGAAAACCTGACAATAGTAACAGAGCTGGGTGATAGAGCAGCACAAGGACGTGCCTTTGGAAACCTGGGAAACACACACTACCTTCTGGGCAACTTCAGGAGCGCAGTTTTAGCCCATGAACAG CGTCTCCTAATTGCAAAAGAATTTGGTGATAGATCGGCAGAAAGAAGAGCATACAGCAATCTTGGAAACGCCTACATATTCCTGGGTGAATTTGAAACCGCTTCTGAATACTACAA GAGGACGTTACAGCTGGCTCGCCAGCTTAAAGACAGAGCTGTGGAAGCACAGGCGTGCTACAGCCTTGGGAACACATACACTTTGCTTCAAGACTATGAAAAAGCAATTGATTATCATGTGAAACACCTTGTGATTGCTCAGGAATTAAATGATAA aatcGGTGAAGGAAGAGCATGCTGGAGTTTAGGGAATGCATATACTGCTCTGGGAAATCATGACCAAGCTATGCATTTTGCAGAAAGGCACTTGGAGATTTCAAGAGAG GTAGGAGACAGAAGTGGAGAGCTCACTGCTAGACTTAATCTCTCAGATCTTCAAATGGTTCTTGGATTAAGCTACAGCACAAACAACTCCATGATGTCAGAAAGCCATGTGGTAGATAACAGTTTCACTG GTACCAGACCAAGAGTAGGACGCCGTCACAGTATGGAGAACATGGAACTTATGAAATTAACACCAGAAAAG GTTCAGAACTGGAACAGTGAGATTCTTGCTAAACAGAAACCACTGGTTGCCAAACCTTCAGCAAAACTGCATTTTGTAAATCGACTAAAAGGCAAAAAGTACAAAAACGGCACCACGCCCAAAGTTTTGCAGGATGCCAGTAATTCAATTGATCACCGACTACCAAACTCTCACAGG AAAAACAGTCGAGAGACAATGGCAGATGAAGGTTTCTTTGATCTGCTGAGTCGATTCCAGAGTAACAGGATGGATGATCAGAGATGCTACTTCCAGGAGAAGAACAGATTCTCAGCTGCTTCAGTGGCAACATCCTCTACTCCACCTAAAACAATGAGAAAAT cgtTTCCTACTTCTGTAGTCTCACCCCACACAGATGAATTTCTAGACCTACTTGCTAGCTCACAGAGCCGCCGGCTAGATGACCAACGCGCCAGCTTTAGTAACCTGCCCGGGCTTCGTCTTACTCAACACAACAGTCGGTCGGTCCTGGGGCGCCTCATGGCAAGTAACAACAGAGAACTCGACGATGACTTCTTTGATATATTGATAAAATGCCAG GGTTCCAGACTGGATGACCAAAGATGTGCTCCTCCATCATCTGCAAAAGGACCAACTGTACCAGATGAGGATTTTTTCAGCCTGATTTTACGATCACAAGCGAAGAGAATGGATGAACAAAGAGTCCATTTACCCTCAACTATAAAGGGACCCAATTCTagctaa